In Anser cygnoides isolate HZ-2024a breed goose chromosome Z, Taihu_goose_T2T_genome, whole genome shotgun sequence, a genomic segment contains:
- the LOC136789057 gene encoding coiled-coil domain-containing protein 81-like isoform X3 — MKHYLLFSPLKPEELSLIKELTSKEICQVWDSTSKYIRRQLLRKQVVNIGIGTFAVVPADTTSADGKAMVVQKPVFKPCRFMMTFYKLKCAENEISIETPFAPLDFEQIASDIHFRPEIVEQCIHETLLLFAGALLDKKDVEFFFKGIGILTVRRKVVTMNFYTEFLLEVDDTDNMYEALLTDSKMTDMIASDGKNKYTRISGNSFITLPTLILQDPHCNPISIKPKRDPQPWGKGGRRVSVLDPVVLAQRRVSLAKTAEKKTKEDKNKQGDQARFLPPIQERSGEELKKPKPPAHPRPSTAFPLDPPTMRPFCQLLKCLRRPSHIVRKEYDQMLKERMKQNDKGQRHTSQKAPQGWHEEPQPPRTAQTELLPPLHERSDEELKKPKPPAHPQPKPPEHRAFAQDSSRPQGVRSVRTKIEERRHRILMDHKLKKLEAATWNQYDSTLQRLMMEHRQKNFRHPLECDQHPSFRVRMEYDEKVKERMKENEEGLSPVSQKAPEGWHEDPQPLRRAQREFEPPIHKRSEKELKKPTPPAHPQPTPPERPDKPQDPPTTRARSVRAQMEERRHRILMAHERKQVEDEIWGEYDAILRSRSREREKNPVYHQLECGRRPSCLLRKEYDKKLKERMKENDKGQSPANQKASDGWKEEPQLPRFEPPIHERSEKELKKPTPLARLQPRPPERLGFSAQKTATTKNFHHSLECDRRPSFLLRKEYDEKLKERLNQNVKGQSPTSRKAAERGQEEPQLPRRAQTEKGEKIRLLDHREKAQGVPSTPGNHKRPCSFQLQRP; from the exons ATGAAGCACTACCTGCTCTTCAGCCCCTTGAAGCCTGAGGAACTTTCATTAATTAAGGAGCTCACCAGCAAAG aaatCTGCCAAGTGTGGGATAGTACATCCAAATACATCAGAAGGCAGCTGTTGCGGAAGCAG GTGGTGAATATTGGAATCGGAACCTTTGCCGTTGTGCCAGCAGACACCACTAGTGCCGATGGCAAGGCTATGGTTGTTCAGAAACCCGTGTTCAAGCCCTGCAGGTTTATGATGACATTTTACAAGCTCAAGTGTGCCGAGAACGAAATTTCTA TCGAGACACCATTTGCTCCGCTGGACTTTGAGCAGATTGCCTCAGACATCCACTTCCGACCAGAAATAGTAGAACAGTGCATCCATGAGACCCTGCTTCTCTTCGCTGGTGCCCTCCTGGACAAAAAGGATGTGGAATTCTTCTTCAAGGGTATCGGCATTCTTACTGTGCGAAGAAAAGTGGTCACCATGAACTTCTACACTGAGTTCCTGCTGGAGGTGGATGACACAGACAACATGTATGAAGCTCTTCTCACG GACTCCAAGATGACGGATATGATTGCATCTGAcggcaaaaataaatatactcgTATCAGTGGAAATAGTTTCATCACACTACCAAC GCTTATACTTCAGGACCCGCACTGCAATCCGATTTCCATCAAGCCCAAAAGAGATCCGCAGCCTTGGGGCAAGGGTGGCCGAAGAG TGAGTGTGCTGGACCCGGTGGTGCTGGCTCAGAGGAGGGTTTCTCTAGCCAAGAcggcagagaagaaaaccaagGAGGATAAAAACAAGCAAGGTGACCAAGCCAG ATTCCTGCCACCAATTCAAGAGAGGTCTGGGGAAGAGCTGAAGAAGCCAAAACCTCCAGCTCATCCACGGCCATCCACGGCTTTTCCTCTGGACCCTCCGACAATG aGACCCTTCTGCCAATTGCTCAAGTGCTTGCGACGTCCTTCCCACATCGTGAGAAAGGAGTACGATCAGATGCTCAAAGAGAGGATGAAGCAGAATGATAAAGGCCAAAGACATACGAGCCAGAAGGCACCACAGGGATGGCACGAAGAGCCACAGCCCCCGAGGACAGCACAGACAGA ATTATTGCCACCACTTCATGAGAGGTCTGACGAGGAGCTGAAGAAGCCAAAACCTCCAGCTCATCCACAGCCTAAGCCCCCTGAGCACAGGGCTTTTGCTCAGGACTCTTCAAGACCG CAGGGAGTACGCTCTGTACGTACTAAAATAGAAGAAAGACGGCACCGTATACTGATGGACCATAAGCTCAAAAAGCTTGAGGCTGCAACGTGGAACCAATATGATTCAACGTTGCAGAGGCTGATGATGGAGCACAGGCAG aAAAACTTCCGCCACCCGCTGGAGTGTGACCAACATCCTTCCTTCCGTGTCAGAATGGAGTACGATGAGAAGGTAAAGGAGAGGATGAAAGAGAATGAGGAAGGCCTAAGCCCTGTGAGCCAGAAGGCACCAGAGGGATGGCACGAAGACCCACAGCCCCTGAGGAGAGCACAGAGAGA ATTCGAGCCACCAATTCACAAGAGGTCTGAGAAGGAGCTGAAGAAGCCAACACCTCCAGCTCATCCACAGCCTACACCCCCTGAGCGCCCGGATAAACCTCAGGACCCTCCAACAACG AGGGCGCGCTCTGTGCGTGCTCAGATGGAAGAAAGACGGCACAGAATACTGATGGCCCACGAGCGCAAACAGGTTGAGGATGAAATCTGGGGGGAATACGATGCAATCCTACGGAGTAGGAGCAGGGAGCGAGAAAAG aACCCCGTCTACCACCAGCTGGAATGTGGCCGACGTCCTTCCTGCCTGTTGAGAAAGGAGTACGACAAGAAGCTGAAGGAGAGGATGAAAGAGAATGACAAAGGCCAAAGCCCTGCAAATCAGAAAGCATCAGATGGGTGGAAGGAAGAGCCACAGCTCCCCAG ATTCGAGCCACCAATTCACGAGAGGTCTGAGAAGGAATTGAAGAAGCCAACACCTCTAGCTCGTCTACAGCCTAGGCCCCCTGAGCGCCTGGgtttttctgctcagaaaactGCAACCACG AAGAACTTCCACCACTCGCTGGAGTGTGACCGACGTCCGTCCTTCCTCTTAAGAAAGGAGTACGACGAGAAGCTGAAGGAGAGGCTGAATCAGAATGTGAAAGGCCAAAGCCCTACGAGCcggaaggcagcagagagggggCAGGAAGAGCCGCAGCTCCCCAGGAGAGCACAGACAGA GAAAGGGGAGAAGATAAGGCTCTTGGACCACCGTGAGAAGGCCCAGGGCGTGCCGTCCACGCCAGGAAACCACAAGCGGCCCTGCAGCTTCCAGCTGCAGAGGCCGTAG
- the LOC136789057 gene encoding coiled-coil domain-containing protein 81-like isoform X4 yields MKHYLLFSPLKPEELSLIKELTSKEICQVWDSTSKYIRRQLLRKQVVNIGIGTFAVVPADTTSADGKAMVVQKPVFKPCRFMMTFYKLKCAENEISIETPFAPLDFEQIASDIHFRPEIVEQCIHETLLLFAGALLDKKDVEFFFKGIGILTVRRKVVTMNFYTEFLLEVDDTDNMYEALLTDSKMTDMIASDGKNKYTRISGNSFITLPTLILQDPHCNPISIKPKRDPQPWGKGGRRVSVLDPVVLAQRRVSLAKTAEKKTKEDKNKQGDQARFLPPIQERSGEELKKPKPPAHPRPSTAFPLDPPTMRPFCQLLKCLRRPSHIVRKEYDQMLKERMKQNDKGQRHTSQKAPQGWHEEPQPPRTAQTELLPPLHERSDEELKKPKPPAHPQPKPPEHRAFAQDSSRPQGVRSVRTKIEERRHRILMDHKLKKLEAATWNQYDSTLQRLMMEHRQKNFRHPLECDQHPSFRVRMEYDEKVKERMKENEEGLSPVSQKAPEGWHEDPQPLRRAQREFEPPIHKRSEKELKKPTPPAHPQPTPPERPDKPQDPPTTNPVYHQLECGRRPSCLLRKEYDKKLKERMKENDKGQSPANQKASDGWKEEPQLPRFEPPIHERSEKELKKPTPLARLQPRPPERLGFSAQKTATTGAYYMRALREERREQILMAHRLKRIKAESWDKYDSSIRKQIFERRQKNFHHSLECDRRPSFLLRKEYDEKLKERLNQNVKGQSPTSRKAAERGQEEPQLPRRAQTEKGEKIRLLDHREKAQGVPSTPGNHKRPCSFQLQRP; encoded by the exons ATGAAGCACTACCTGCTCTTCAGCCCCTTGAAGCCTGAGGAACTTTCATTAATTAAGGAGCTCACCAGCAAAG aaatCTGCCAAGTGTGGGATAGTACATCCAAATACATCAGAAGGCAGCTGTTGCGGAAGCAG GTGGTGAATATTGGAATCGGAACCTTTGCCGTTGTGCCAGCAGACACCACTAGTGCCGATGGCAAGGCTATGGTTGTTCAGAAACCCGTGTTCAAGCCCTGCAGGTTTATGATGACATTTTACAAGCTCAAGTGTGCCGAGAACGAAATTTCTA TCGAGACACCATTTGCTCCGCTGGACTTTGAGCAGATTGCCTCAGACATCCACTTCCGACCAGAAATAGTAGAACAGTGCATCCATGAGACCCTGCTTCTCTTCGCTGGTGCCCTCCTGGACAAAAAGGATGTGGAATTCTTCTTCAAGGGTATCGGCATTCTTACTGTGCGAAGAAAAGTGGTCACCATGAACTTCTACACTGAGTTCCTGCTGGAGGTGGATGACACAGACAACATGTATGAAGCTCTTCTCACG GACTCCAAGATGACGGATATGATTGCATCTGAcggcaaaaataaatatactcgTATCAGTGGAAATAGTTTCATCACACTACCAAC GCTTATACTTCAGGACCCGCACTGCAATCCGATTTCCATCAAGCCCAAAAGAGATCCGCAGCCTTGGGGCAAGGGTGGCCGAAGAG TGAGTGTGCTGGACCCGGTGGTGCTGGCTCAGAGGAGGGTTTCTCTAGCCAAGAcggcagagaagaaaaccaagGAGGATAAAAACAAGCAAGGTGACCAAGCCAG ATTCCTGCCACCAATTCAAGAGAGGTCTGGGGAAGAGCTGAAGAAGCCAAAACCTCCAGCTCATCCACGGCCATCCACGGCTTTTCCTCTGGACCCTCCGACAATG aGACCCTTCTGCCAATTGCTCAAGTGCTTGCGACGTCCTTCCCACATCGTGAGAAAGGAGTACGATCAGATGCTCAAAGAGAGGATGAAGCAGAATGATAAAGGCCAAAGACATACGAGCCAGAAGGCACCACAGGGATGGCACGAAGAGCCACAGCCCCCGAGGACAGCACAGACAGA ATTATTGCCACCACTTCATGAGAGGTCTGACGAGGAGCTGAAGAAGCCAAAACCTCCAGCTCATCCACAGCCTAAGCCCCCTGAGCACAGGGCTTTTGCTCAGGACTCTTCAAGACCG CAGGGAGTACGCTCTGTACGTACTAAAATAGAAGAAAGACGGCACCGTATACTGATGGACCATAAGCTCAAAAAGCTTGAGGCTGCAACGTGGAACCAATATGATTCAACGTTGCAGAGGCTGATGATGGAGCACAGGCAG aAAAACTTCCGCCACCCGCTGGAGTGTGACCAACATCCTTCCTTCCGTGTCAGAATGGAGTACGATGAGAAGGTAAAGGAGAGGATGAAAGAGAATGAGGAAGGCCTAAGCCCTGTGAGCCAGAAGGCACCAGAGGGATGGCACGAAGACCCACAGCCCCTGAGGAGAGCACAGAGAGA ATTCGAGCCACCAATTCACAAGAGGTCTGAGAAGGAGCTGAAGAAGCCAACACCTCCAGCTCATCCACAGCCTACACCCCCTGAGCGCCCGGATAAACCTCAGGACCCTCCAACAACG aACCCCGTCTACCACCAGCTGGAATGTGGCCGACGTCCTTCCTGCCTGTTGAGAAAGGAGTACGACAAGAAGCTGAAGGAGAGGATGAAAGAGAATGACAAAGGCCAAAGCCCTGCAAATCAGAAAGCATCAGATGGGTGGAAGGAAGAGCCACAGCTCCCCAG ATTCGAGCCACCAATTCACGAGAGGTCTGAGAAGGAATTGAAGAAGCCAACACCTCTAGCTCGTCTACAGCCTAGGCCCCCTGAGCGCCTGGgtttttctgctcagaaaactGCAACCACG GGAGCGTACTATATGCGTGCTCTGAGAGAGGAAAGACGGGAACAAATACTAATGGCCCACAGGCTCAAAAGAATTAAAGCTGAATCATGGGATAAATACGATTCCAGCATACGGAAACAGATCTTTGAGCGAAGACAG AAGAACTTCCACCACTCGCTGGAGTGTGACCGACGTCCGTCCTTCCTCTTAAGAAAGGAGTACGACGAGAAGCTGAAGGAGAGGCTGAATCAGAATGTGAAAGGCCAAAGCCCTACGAGCcggaaggcagcagagagggggCAGGAAGAGCCGCAGCTCCCCAGGAGAGCACAGACAGA GAAAGGGGAGAAGATAAGGCTCTTGGACCACCGTGAGAAGGCCCAGGGCGTGCCGTCCACGCCAGGAAACCACAAGCGGCCCTGCAGCTTCCAGCTGCAGAGGCCGTAG
- the LOC136789057 gene encoding apical junction molecule-like isoform X1, whose product MKHYLLFSPLKPEELSLIKELTSKEICQVWDSTSKYIRRQLLRKQVVNIGIGTFAVVPADTTSADGKAMVVQKPVFKPCRFMMTFYKLKCAENEISIETPFAPLDFEQIASDIHFRPEIVEQCIHETLLLFAGALLDKKDVEFFFKGIGILTVRRKVVTMNFYTEFLLEVDDTDNMYEALLTDSKMTDMIASDGKNKYTRISGNSFITLPTLILQDPHCNPISIKPKRDPQPWGKGGRRVSVLDPVVLAQRRVSLAKTAEKKTKEDKNKQGDQARFLPPIQERSGEELKKPKPPAHPRPSTAFPLDPPTMRPFCQLLKCLRRPSHIVRKEYDQMLKERMKQNDKGQRHTSQKAPQGWHEEPQPPRTAQTELLPPLHERSDEELKKPKPPAHPQPKPPEHRAFAQDSSRPQGVRSVRTKIEERRHRILMDHKLKKLEAATWNQYDSTLQRLMMEHRQKNFRHPLECDQHPSFRVRMEYDEKVKERMKENEEGLSPVSQKAPEGWHEDPQPLRRAQREFEPPIHKRSEKELKKPTPPAHPQPTPPERPDKPQDPPTTRARSVRAQMEERRHRILMAHERKQVEDEIWGEYDAILRSRSREREKNPVYHQLECGRRPSCLLRKEYDKKLKERMKENDKGQSPANQKASDGWKEEPQLPRFEPPIHERSEKELKKPTPLARLQPRPPERLGFSAQKTATTGAYYMRALREERREQILMAHRLKRIKAESWDKYDSSIRKQIFERRQKNFHHSLECDRRPSFLLRKEYDEKLKERLNQNVKGQSPTSRKAAERGQEEPQLPRRAQTEKGEKIRLLDHREKAQGVPSTPGNHKRPCSFQLQRP is encoded by the exons ATGAAGCACTACCTGCTCTTCAGCCCCTTGAAGCCTGAGGAACTTTCATTAATTAAGGAGCTCACCAGCAAAG aaatCTGCCAAGTGTGGGATAGTACATCCAAATACATCAGAAGGCAGCTGTTGCGGAAGCAG GTGGTGAATATTGGAATCGGAACCTTTGCCGTTGTGCCAGCAGACACCACTAGTGCCGATGGCAAGGCTATGGTTGTTCAGAAACCCGTGTTCAAGCCCTGCAGGTTTATGATGACATTTTACAAGCTCAAGTGTGCCGAGAACGAAATTTCTA TCGAGACACCATTTGCTCCGCTGGACTTTGAGCAGATTGCCTCAGACATCCACTTCCGACCAGAAATAGTAGAACAGTGCATCCATGAGACCCTGCTTCTCTTCGCTGGTGCCCTCCTGGACAAAAAGGATGTGGAATTCTTCTTCAAGGGTATCGGCATTCTTACTGTGCGAAGAAAAGTGGTCACCATGAACTTCTACACTGAGTTCCTGCTGGAGGTGGATGACACAGACAACATGTATGAAGCTCTTCTCACG GACTCCAAGATGACGGATATGATTGCATCTGAcggcaaaaataaatatactcgTATCAGTGGAAATAGTTTCATCACACTACCAAC GCTTATACTTCAGGACCCGCACTGCAATCCGATTTCCATCAAGCCCAAAAGAGATCCGCAGCCTTGGGGCAAGGGTGGCCGAAGAG TGAGTGTGCTGGACCCGGTGGTGCTGGCTCAGAGGAGGGTTTCTCTAGCCAAGAcggcagagaagaaaaccaagGAGGATAAAAACAAGCAAGGTGACCAAGCCAG ATTCCTGCCACCAATTCAAGAGAGGTCTGGGGAAGAGCTGAAGAAGCCAAAACCTCCAGCTCATCCACGGCCATCCACGGCTTTTCCTCTGGACCCTCCGACAATG aGACCCTTCTGCCAATTGCTCAAGTGCTTGCGACGTCCTTCCCACATCGTGAGAAAGGAGTACGATCAGATGCTCAAAGAGAGGATGAAGCAGAATGATAAAGGCCAAAGACATACGAGCCAGAAGGCACCACAGGGATGGCACGAAGAGCCACAGCCCCCGAGGACAGCACAGACAGA ATTATTGCCACCACTTCATGAGAGGTCTGACGAGGAGCTGAAGAAGCCAAAACCTCCAGCTCATCCACAGCCTAAGCCCCCTGAGCACAGGGCTTTTGCTCAGGACTCTTCAAGACCG CAGGGAGTACGCTCTGTACGTACTAAAATAGAAGAAAGACGGCACCGTATACTGATGGACCATAAGCTCAAAAAGCTTGAGGCTGCAACGTGGAACCAATATGATTCAACGTTGCAGAGGCTGATGATGGAGCACAGGCAG aAAAACTTCCGCCACCCGCTGGAGTGTGACCAACATCCTTCCTTCCGTGTCAGAATGGAGTACGATGAGAAGGTAAAGGAGAGGATGAAAGAGAATGAGGAAGGCCTAAGCCCTGTGAGCCAGAAGGCACCAGAGGGATGGCACGAAGACCCACAGCCCCTGAGGAGAGCACAGAGAGA ATTCGAGCCACCAATTCACAAGAGGTCTGAGAAGGAGCTGAAGAAGCCAACACCTCCAGCTCATCCACAGCCTACACCCCCTGAGCGCCCGGATAAACCTCAGGACCCTCCAACAACG AGGGCGCGCTCTGTGCGTGCTCAGATGGAAGAAAGACGGCACAGAATACTGATGGCCCACGAGCGCAAACAGGTTGAGGATGAAATCTGGGGGGAATACGATGCAATCCTACGGAGTAGGAGCAGGGAGCGAGAAAAG aACCCCGTCTACCACCAGCTGGAATGTGGCCGACGTCCTTCCTGCCTGTTGAGAAAGGAGTACGACAAGAAGCTGAAGGAGAGGATGAAAGAGAATGACAAAGGCCAAAGCCCTGCAAATCAGAAAGCATCAGATGGGTGGAAGGAAGAGCCACAGCTCCCCAG ATTCGAGCCACCAATTCACGAGAGGTCTGAGAAGGAATTGAAGAAGCCAACACCTCTAGCTCGTCTACAGCCTAGGCCCCCTGAGCGCCTGGgtttttctgctcagaaaactGCAACCACG GGAGCGTACTATATGCGTGCTCTGAGAGAGGAAAGACGGGAACAAATACTAATGGCCCACAGGCTCAAAAGAATTAAAGCTGAATCATGGGATAAATACGATTCCAGCATACGGAAACAGATCTTTGAGCGAAGACAG AAGAACTTCCACCACTCGCTGGAGTGTGACCGACGTCCGTCCTTCCTCTTAAGAAAGGAGTACGACGAGAAGCTGAAGGAGAGGCTGAATCAGAATGTGAAAGGCCAAAGCCCTACGAGCcggaaggcagcagagagggggCAGGAAGAGCCGCAGCTCCCCAGGAGAGCACAGACAGA GAAAGGGGAGAAGATAAGGCTCTTGGACCACCGTGAGAAGGCCCAGGGCGTGCCGTCCACGCCAGGAAACCACAAGCGGCCCTGCAGCTTCCAGCTGCAGAGGCCGTAG
- the LOC136789057 gene encoding coiled-coil domain-containing protein 81-like isoform X2, producing MKHYLLFSPLKPEELSLIKELTSKEICQVWDSTSKYIRRQLLRKQVVNIGIGTFAVVPADTTSADGKAMVVQKPVFKPCRFMMTFYKLKCAENEISIETPFAPLDFEQIASDIHFRPEIVEQCIHETLLLFAGALLDKKDVEFFFKGIGILTVRRKVVTMNFYTEFLLEVDDTDNMYEALLTDSKMTDMIASDGKNKYTRISGNSFITLPTLILQDPHCNPISIKPKRDPQPWGKGGRRVSVLDPVVLAQRRVSLAKTAEKKTKEDKNKQGDQARFLPPIQERSGEELKKPKPPAHPRPSTAFPLDPPTMRPFCQLLKCLRRPSHIVRKEYDQMLKERMKQNDKGQRHTSQKAPQGWHEEPQPPRTAQTELLPPLHERSDEELKKPKPPAHPQPKPPEHRAFAQDSSRPGVRSVRTKIEERRHRILMDHKLKKLEAATWNQYDSTLQRLMMEHRQKNFRHPLECDQHPSFRVRMEYDEKVKERMKENEEGLSPVSQKAPEGWHEDPQPLRRAQREFEPPIHKRSEKELKKPTPPAHPQPTPPERPDKPQDPPTTRARSVRAQMEERRHRILMAHERKQVEDEIWGEYDAILRSRSREREKNPVYHQLECGRRPSCLLRKEYDKKLKERMKENDKGQSPANQKASDGWKEEPQLPRFEPPIHERSEKELKKPTPLARLQPRPPERLGFSAQKTATTGAYYMRALREERREQILMAHRLKRIKAESWDKYDSSIRKQIFERRQKNFHHSLECDRRPSFLLRKEYDEKLKERLNQNVKGQSPTSRKAAERGQEEPQLPRRAQTEKGEKIRLLDHREKAQGVPSTPGNHKRPCSFQLQRP from the exons ATGAAGCACTACCTGCTCTTCAGCCCCTTGAAGCCTGAGGAACTTTCATTAATTAAGGAGCTCACCAGCAAAG aaatCTGCCAAGTGTGGGATAGTACATCCAAATACATCAGAAGGCAGCTGTTGCGGAAGCAG GTGGTGAATATTGGAATCGGAACCTTTGCCGTTGTGCCAGCAGACACCACTAGTGCCGATGGCAAGGCTATGGTTGTTCAGAAACCCGTGTTCAAGCCCTGCAGGTTTATGATGACATTTTACAAGCTCAAGTGTGCCGAGAACGAAATTTCTA TCGAGACACCATTTGCTCCGCTGGACTTTGAGCAGATTGCCTCAGACATCCACTTCCGACCAGAAATAGTAGAACAGTGCATCCATGAGACCCTGCTTCTCTTCGCTGGTGCCCTCCTGGACAAAAAGGATGTGGAATTCTTCTTCAAGGGTATCGGCATTCTTACTGTGCGAAGAAAAGTGGTCACCATGAACTTCTACACTGAGTTCCTGCTGGAGGTGGATGACACAGACAACATGTATGAAGCTCTTCTCACG GACTCCAAGATGACGGATATGATTGCATCTGAcggcaaaaataaatatactcgTATCAGTGGAAATAGTTTCATCACACTACCAAC GCTTATACTTCAGGACCCGCACTGCAATCCGATTTCCATCAAGCCCAAAAGAGATCCGCAGCCTTGGGGCAAGGGTGGCCGAAGAG TGAGTGTGCTGGACCCGGTGGTGCTGGCTCAGAGGAGGGTTTCTCTAGCCAAGAcggcagagaagaaaaccaagGAGGATAAAAACAAGCAAGGTGACCAAGCCAG ATTCCTGCCACCAATTCAAGAGAGGTCTGGGGAAGAGCTGAAGAAGCCAAAACCTCCAGCTCATCCACGGCCATCCACGGCTTTTCCTCTGGACCCTCCGACAATG aGACCCTTCTGCCAATTGCTCAAGTGCTTGCGACGTCCTTCCCACATCGTGAGAAAGGAGTACGATCAGATGCTCAAAGAGAGGATGAAGCAGAATGATAAAGGCCAAAGACATACGAGCCAGAAGGCACCACAGGGATGGCACGAAGAGCCACAGCCCCCGAGGACAGCACAGACAGA ATTATTGCCACCACTTCATGAGAGGTCTGACGAGGAGCTGAAGAAGCCAAAACCTCCAGCTCATCCACAGCCTAAGCCCCCTGAGCACAGGGCTTTTGCTCAGGACTCTTCAAGACCG GGAGTACGCTCTGTACGTACTAAAATAGAAGAAAGACGGCACCGTATACTGATGGACCATAAGCTCAAAAAGCTTGAGGCTGCAACGTGGAACCAATATGATTCAACGTTGCAGAGGCTGATGATGGAGCACAGGCAG aAAAACTTCCGCCACCCGCTGGAGTGTGACCAACATCCTTCCTTCCGTGTCAGAATGGAGTACGATGAGAAGGTAAAGGAGAGGATGAAAGAGAATGAGGAAGGCCTAAGCCCTGTGAGCCAGAAGGCACCAGAGGGATGGCACGAAGACCCACAGCCCCTGAGGAGAGCACAGAGAGA ATTCGAGCCACCAATTCACAAGAGGTCTGAGAAGGAGCTGAAGAAGCCAACACCTCCAGCTCATCCACAGCCTACACCCCCTGAGCGCCCGGATAAACCTCAGGACCCTCCAACAACG AGGGCGCGCTCTGTGCGTGCTCAGATGGAAGAAAGACGGCACAGAATACTGATGGCCCACGAGCGCAAACAGGTTGAGGATGAAATCTGGGGGGAATACGATGCAATCCTACGGAGTAGGAGCAGGGAGCGAGAAAAG aACCCCGTCTACCACCAGCTGGAATGTGGCCGACGTCCTTCCTGCCTGTTGAGAAAGGAGTACGACAAGAAGCTGAAGGAGAGGATGAAAGAGAATGACAAAGGCCAAAGCCCTGCAAATCAGAAAGCATCAGATGGGTGGAAGGAAGAGCCACAGCTCCCCAG ATTCGAGCCACCAATTCACGAGAGGTCTGAGAAGGAATTGAAGAAGCCAACACCTCTAGCTCGTCTACAGCCTAGGCCCCCTGAGCGCCTGGgtttttctgctcagaaaactGCAACCACG GGAGCGTACTATATGCGTGCTCTGAGAGAGGAAAGACGGGAACAAATACTAATGGCCCACAGGCTCAAAAGAATTAAAGCTGAATCATGGGATAAATACGATTCCAGCATACGGAAACAGATCTTTGAGCGAAGACAG AAGAACTTCCACCACTCGCTGGAGTGTGACCGACGTCCGTCCTTCCTCTTAAGAAAGGAGTACGACGAGAAGCTGAAGGAGAGGCTGAATCAGAATGTGAAAGGCCAAAGCCCTACGAGCcggaaggcagcagagagggggCAGGAAGAGCCGCAGCTCCCCAGGAGAGCACAGACAGA GAAAGGGGAGAAGATAAGGCTCTTGGACCACCGTGAGAAGGCCCAGGGCGTGCCGTCCACGCCAGGAAACCACAAGCGGCCCTGCAGCTTCCAGCTGCAGAGGCCGTAG